A region from the Flavobacterium enshiense genome encodes:
- a CDS encoding anaerobic ribonucleoside-triphosphate reductase activating protein has product MLSKPISDITPFTLLDYPGKSACIFWYAGCNMRCLYCYNPEIVLGKGRVLFSEAISFLDTRRGLLDAVVFSGGECLIHKNIQEQIKVIKNMGYLIKIDTNGSSPKILRQLVEENLIDYVALDFKALDDKYQMITVSDLFSPFEQSLQLLLNSKVAFEVRTTCHSDLLASVDLNKMIHYLDSKGYEGNFYVQGFRNDKETLGKLSSSYAIKPAELDSLPNIQFVLR; this is encoded by the coding sequence ATGTTAAGCAAACCTATTTCTGATATTACTCCGTTTACGCTGTTGGATTATCCCGGTAAATCAGCTTGCATATTTTGGTATGCGGGCTGTAATATGAGATGTTTATATTGTTATAACCCCGAAATTGTTTTAGGAAAGGGACGAGTTCTCTTTTCTGAAGCAATTTCTTTTTTAGATACCAGAAGAGGATTGCTGGATGCTGTTGTTTTTAGCGGAGGTGAATGTTTGATTCATAAGAACATTCAGGAACAGATTAAAGTAATTAAAAACATGGGCTATCTGATTAAAATAGATACCAACGGTTCCAGTCCAAAAATTTTAAGGCAGCTTGTAGAAGAGAATCTTATTGATTATGTTGCGCTCGATTTTAAAGCTTTGGATGATAAATATCAAATGATTACTGTGTCGGATCTGTTTTCTCCTTTTGAACAGTCGCTGCAGTTGCTGCTGAATTCAAAAGTAGCCTTTGAAGTAAGAACAACTTGTCATTCCGACTTGCTGGCATCTGTCGATTTAAATAAAATGATTCACTATTTGGATAGTAAAGGATATGAGGGAAATTTTTATGTCCAGGGATTTAGAAATGATAAAGAAACGCTTGGAAAGCTTTCTTCTTCCTATGCGATAAAGCCGGCAGAATTAGATTCTTTACCAAATATTCAATTTGTTTTGAGGTAA
- the ric gene encoding iron-sulfur cluster repair di-iron protein — protein MKTQENTIGEFVAQDFRTAAVFSKYGIDFCCKGHRTLSEVCEKKGLDHSELENEINEVFNQKDDANIDYKSWPADLLIDYIEKVHHRYVEEKTPVLLTFLDKLCKVHGEQHPELFEINSLFQITAGALAQHMKKEELVLFPFIKKMCDSLQKNTQIEQPHFGSVYNPIAMMMDEHDSEGERLRRISKLANNYTPPADGCNTYRVTFAMLEDFEKDLHKHIHLENNILFHKAKELEQKFTVL, from the coding sequence ATGAAAACACAAGAAAATACAATTGGTGAATTTGTAGCTCAGGATTTTAGAACAGCTGCTGTTTTTTCAAAATACGGCATTGATTTTTGCTGTAAAGGGCATCGTACTTTAAGTGAAGTCTGTGAAAAAAAAGGACTTGATCATTCAGAATTGGAAAATGAGATCAACGAGGTTTTCAATCAGAAAGATGATGCTAATATAGATTATAAATCTTGGCCTGCAGATTTATTGATCGATTATATCGAAAAAGTACATCACCGTTATGTGGAAGAAAAAACACCAGTGTTGCTGACATTTTTAGATAAATTGTGTAAAGTCCATGGGGAGCAACATCCTGAACTTTTTGAAATTAATTCTCTTTTTCAAATCACTGCCGGAGCTTTAGCCCAACATATGAAAAAAGAAGAATTGGTACTGTTTCCATTTATCAAAAAAATGTGCGATTCATTACAGAAAAATACCCAGATCGAACAACCGCATTTTGGGAGTGTATATAATCCGATTGCTATGATGATGGATGAACATGACAGTGAAGGAGAACGTTTGAGAAGAATTTCTAAACTGGCCAATAATTATACACCTCCGGCCGATGGATGTAATACCTATAGAGTGACTTTTGCCATGCTCGAGGATTTTGAGAAGGACTTACACAAACATATCCATTTGGAAAACAACATTCTTTTTCACAAAGCAAAAGAATTGGAACAAAAATTTACGGTTTTATAG
- the nadA gene encoding quinolinate synthase NadA has product MNALQNQIIELKKKKNAVLLAHYYQRPEIQEIADYVGDSLGLSQEAKKTDADIILFAGVHFMAETAKILNPSKRVLLPDLEAGCSLAESCPPSDFEKFIQAHPDHLVITYVNCSAEIKALSDVVCTSSNAEKIVRSVPEDTPIIFAPDKNLGRHIIQKTGRNMVLWDGSCVVHEAFSLDKLIALYKEHPDAEIIAHPESESHILKTANFIGSTAEMIKYVGESPNDKFIIATEAGILHKMQQEVPQKTLIPAPTNENNTCACSECGFMKMNTLQKVYDCLLNETPEIELPEKLIEKALVPIERMLELSR; this is encoded by the coding sequence ATGAACGCATTACAGAATCAAATAATCGAACTGAAAAAGAAAAAAAACGCCGTCCTGTTGGCTCATTATTATCAGCGTCCGGAAATTCAGGAAATAGCCGATTATGTTGGAGACAGTCTTGGGTTATCGCAGGAAGCCAAAAAAACAGATGCAGATATTATCTTATTTGCCGGCGTACATTTTATGGCCGAAACCGCCAAAATCTTAAACCCATCAAAAAGGGTATTGCTTCCCGATTTAGAAGCCGGTTGTTCTTTAGCCGAATCCTGTCCTCCATCTGATTTTGAAAAATTCATACAGGCGCATCCGGATCACCTTGTCATTACTTATGTCAACTGTTCCGCTGAGATTAAAGCTTTGAGTGATGTTGTCTGTACTTCTTCCAACGCTGAAAAAATAGTACGATCTGTCCCTGAAGACACTCCGATAATTTTTGCTCCGGATAAAAATCTCGGCAGGCACATCATCCAAAAAACAGGCAGAAACATGGTTTTGTGGGATGGCTCCTGTGTGGTACACGAAGCTTTTTCCTTAGACAAATTAATCGCCCTATACAAAGAACATCCAGATGCCGAAATCATTGCACATCCCGAATCGGAATCCCATATACTGAAAACAGCAAATTTCATAGGCTCGACCGCCGAAATGATAAAATATGTAGGAGAAAGTCCGAATGATAAATTCATCATTGCCACCGAAGCCGGAATTTTACATAAAATGCAGCAGGAAGTACCTCAAAAAACGCTTATACCTGCCCCAACAAATGAAAACAACACTTGTGCTTGCAGCGAATGCGGTTTTATGAAAATGAATACCCTGCAAAAGGTATATGATTGCCTGCTAAACGAAACCCCTGAGATCGAACTACCGGAAAAACTAATAGAGAAAGCGTTAGTTCCCATTGAACGAATGTTAGAATTATCAAGATAA
- a CDS encoding T9SS type A sorting domain-containing protein: protein MRKIIFLFITVFTSLIGLGQDGSLDLSFNPTGVRGVIDDLLLQPDGKILTVEGYSAFPGNWISRLNSDGSLDTGFNSALGEGEFSFGAIQADGKILVIHSHVPQDGYPASGRIYRLKPDGSLDESFKTLNGANGSINALALQPDGKIIISGGFSMYNGSNVNRMVRLNTDGTLDTGISFKVPAKQISNIKLLPDGKILAYLRYDDQILINLGTLVRLNSDWSLDYGFNQSGMCRYSALHLKSSGKMVITTQSLCEDWSWDPEPFFNPFYGLNNDGSYDANFHSGVVDFVDEIYYFRSGLQSDDKIIIAGSFTTFDGIPVNHIARLNPDGTLDQSFNGGTGPDLVSMNYVSKIITQPDGKIIIAGAFSQYNGVQRNNMARINSTVLSSNEFETKAFTFYPNPVKEVLYLSIPDEIGTNEFEIFDLLGKTINTGVLVSNQINVSDLSNGLYLLKIKTEKGIFVSKVLKK, encoded by the coding sequence ATGAGAAAAATTATCTTTTTATTCATTACAGTTTTTACTTCATTAATTGGTTTGGGACAGGACGGTTCCTTGGATCTTAGCTTTAACCCTACTGGAGTTAGGGGAGTTATTGATGATTTATTGCTGCAGCCCGACGGGAAAATACTTACTGTTGAAGGTTACTCAGCATTTCCGGGCAATTGGATTTCGCGTTTAAACAGTGACGGATCATTGGATACTGGCTTTAATAGTGCGCTTGGTGAAGGAGAGTTTTCTTTTGGTGCAATACAAGCTGATGGCAAAATATTAGTTATCCATAGTCATGTGCCACAAGATGGTTATCCGGCATCCGGTAGGATTTATAGATTGAAGCCCGATGGCTCATTAGATGAAAGTTTTAAGACTTTAAACGGAGCAAATGGTTCTATAAATGCTTTGGCACTACAACCCGATGGTAAAATTATAATTTCCGGTGGCTTTTCAATGTACAACGGTTCAAATGTTAACCGTATGGTAAGGCTAAATACGGATGGGACATTAGATACCGGTATTTCTTTTAAGGTTCCGGCCAAACAAATATCAAATATAAAATTACTTCCGGATGGTAAAATTTTGGCTTATCTACGCTATGATGATCAAATTTTAATTAATCTTGGGACTCTTGTTAGACTTAATTCTGATTGGTCTCTAGATTATGGTTTTAATCAAAGCGGTATGTGCCGATACAGCGCTTTGCATTTAAAAAGTAGCGGAAAAATGGTTATAACTACCCAAAGTTTATGTGAGGATTGGAGTTGGGATCCTGAGCCTTTCTTTAATCCTTTTTATGGTTTAAATAATGATGGTTCATATGATGCGAATTTTCATTCCGGTGTTGTCGATTTTGTGGATGAGATATATTATTTCAGATCAGGTTTGCAATCGGATGATAAAATAATAATTGCTGGCAGCTTTACAACTTTTGATGGTATCCCGGTAAATCATATTGCGCGATTAAATCCTGATGGAACATTAGATCAATCCTTTAATGGAGGAACCGGACCTGATTTAGTTTCCATGAATTATGTTTCAAAAATAATTACACAGCCTGATGGAAAAATCATTATTGCGGGAGCGTTTTCGCAATATAATGGAGTCCAAAGAAATAATATGGCTCGCATAAACAGTACAGTATTATCTTCAAATGAGTTTGAGACAAAAGCCTTTACTTTCTATCCTAATCCGGTTAAAGAAGTTTTGTATTTAAGCATCCCTGATGAAATTGGCACTAACGAATTTGAAATTTTTGATTTATTGGGAAAAACTATTAACACTGGTGTACTTGTTAGCAATCAGATAAATGTTTCAGATTTAAGTAATGGTCTGTATCTATTGAAAATTAAAACCGAGAAAGGTATTTTTGTCAGTAAGGTTTTAAAAAAATAA
- the nrdD gene encoding anaerobic ribonucleoside-triphosphate reductase: MKTKTDQILEENQGLRTKCLVYTRVMGYHRPVESFNIGKKGEHKQRTYFKEGGC; encoded by the coding sequence ATGAAAACTAAAACCGACCAAATTTTAGAGGAGAATCAGGGTTTAAGGACGAAATGCCTGGTTTATACGCGTGTAATGGGGTATCACCGTCCCGTAGAAAGTTTTAATATCGGAAAAAAAGGTGAACATAAACAGCGCACGTATTTTAAAGAAGGTGGATGTTAA
- a CDS encoding ribonucleoside triphosphate reductase has translation MERYVIKRNGDYKPFEDFKIKDAIEKSFASVSIPYDERVFEDVMATMPYSDVWAVEEIQDVIEKLFFERGYFEVMRSFMLYRHTRKLQREHVQGLNDDTTYVDSSQTIEEYTSQTDWRINANANTSFSNAGLVNNVAGKIIANYWLDKVYSKEEGYAHRNGDIHIHDLDCLTGYCAGWSLRVLLNEGFNGVRGRVESKAPSHFREALGQMANFLGILQSEWAGAQAFSSFDTYLAPYVFKDNLTFDDVLKAIRSFVYNLNVPARWGQSPFTNITLDWVVPEDLKEQIPTKNDQHLFVSCKDETILKRAKERGVTDVAEMRYEHFQAEMDLINKAYYTVMTEGDANGQPFTFPIPTVNITEDFDWNGENTNLLFENTAKIGSSYFQNFIGSQYVLDENGNQVENPNAYKPNAVRSMCCRLQLDLRELLKRGNGLFGSAEMTGSIGVVTINMARLGYLFKGEKEELFDELDKLMEIAKSTLEKKRAFIQDMYDRGLYPYTKRYLPHFRNHFSTIGVNGMNEMIRNFTNDTEDITTVFGSDFCTEILDHIRKRMKEFQEETGNLYNLEATPAEGTTYRFAKEDKKRFPEILQAGVGENIYYTNSSQIPVDYTRDPFEALLMQDELQCKYTGGTVLHLYMNERISSSEACKNFVKTVLTKFKLPYITVTPVFSICPKHGYLNGEHEYCPKCDEIIIENQN, from the coding sequence ATGGAAAGATATGTTATCAAAAGAAATGGCGATTATAAACCGTTTGAGGATTTTAAAATCAAGGACGCCATAGAAAAAAGTTTTGCCAGTGTTTCAATTCCGTATGACGAACGTGTTTTTGAGGATGTAATGGCCACCATGCCATACAGTGATGTTTGGGCTGTTGAAGAAATTCAGGATGTTATCGAAAAACTGTTTTTTGAAAGAGGATATTTTGAAGTGATGCGTTCCTTTATGCTGTATCGCCATACCCGAAAACTGCAACGGGAACACGTTCAGGGATTGAATGACGACACCACTTATGTAGACAGTTCGCAAACCATTGAGGAATATACGTCGCAAACCGACTGGAGAATTAATGCCAATGCCAATACTTCTTTTTCCAATGCTGGCCTGGTCAATAATGTAGCCGGTAAAATAATAGCCAATTACTGGTTGGATAAAGTGTATTCCAAAGAAGAGGGCTATGCGCACAGAAACGGCGACATACATATTCACGATTTGGACTGCCTGACGGGTTATTGCGCGGGATGGAGTTTGCGTGTATTGCTTAATGAAGGTTTCAACGGCGTTCGGGGAAGAGTAGAGAGCAAAGCTCCGTCACACTTCAGGGAGGCATTGGGGCAAATGGCCAATTTCCTTGGGATATTGCAGAGTGAATGGGCCGGGGCTCAGGCATTCAGTTCTTTTGATACGTATTTAGCACCATATGTTTTTAAAGATAATTTGACCTTTGACGATGTTTTAAAAGCCATACGGAGTTTTGTTTACAATCTGAACGTGCCAGCCCGTTGGGGTCAATCGCCGTTTACCAATATTACCCTGGACTGGGTAGTTCCCGAAGATTTAAAAGAACAAATTCCGACTAAAAATGACCAACATCTGTTTGTAAGCTGTAAGGATGAAACGATTCTGAAACGTGCCAAAGAAAGAGGTGTGACGGATGTAGCCGAAATGCGTTATGAACATTTTCAGGCTGAAATGGATCTGATCAACAAAGCGTACTATACGGTTATGACCGAAGGGGATGCCAACGGACAGCCATTTACTTTTCCAATCCCAACCGTGAATATTACAGAGGATTTTGACTGGAATGGTGAGAATACCAATCTGTTGTTTGAGAATACTGCCAAAATCGGGTCGTCGTATTTTCAGAATTTCATTGGCAGCCAGTATGTATTAGATGAAAACGGCAATCAGGTAGAAAATCCTAATGCTTATAAACCTAATGCCGTGCGCAGTATGTGCTGCCGTTTGCAATTGGATTTAAGAGAATTGCTGAAACGAGGCAACGGACTTTTTGGTAGCGCCGAAATGACCGGAAGCATTGGTGTTGTAACCATAAACATGGCTCGATTGGGTTATCTGTTCAAAGGAGAAAAAGAAGAGCTTTTTGATGAATTGGATAAGTTGATGGAAATAGCCAAATCCACTTTGGAGAAAAAAAGAGCTTTTATTCAGGATATGTATGACAGAGGATTGTATCCTTATACGAAAAGATATCTTCCGCACTTCAGAAACCATTTTTCTACGATTGGTGTAAACGGAATGAATGAAATGATTCGGAATTTTACGAATGATACAGAAGATATTACGACGGTTTTCGGGAGTGATTTCTGCACTGAAATTTTAGATCATATCCGTAAACGAATGAAAGAATTTCAGGAGGAAACCGGAAATCTGTACAATCTTGAAGCAACTCCTGCAGAAGGAACTACCTATCGTTTTGCCAAAGAAGACAAAAAACGTTTTCCGGAAATTCTTCAGGCAGGTGTTGGTGAAAACATATACTATACCAACAGTTCCCAAATTCCGGTGGACTATACAAGGGACCCTTTTGAAGCTCTTTTGATGCAGGATGAATTGCAATGCAAATATACCGGAGGTACTGTACTGCATTTGTACATGAATGAAAGAATCAGTTCTTCTGAAGCTTGTAAAAACTTTGTAAAAACCGTTTTGACGAAATTCAAGCTGCCTTATATAACGGTTACTCCGGTGTTTAGCATATGTCCGAAACACGGTTATCTAAACGGCGAACATGAGTATTGTCCAAAGTGCGATGAAATAATAATTGAAAACCAAAATTAG